A region from the Rhodamnia argentea isolate NSW1041297 chromosome 7, ASM2092103v1, whole genome shotgun sequence genome encodes:
- the LOC115737724 gene encoding uncharacterized protein LOC115737724 — protein sequence MQRLNSVLRQGQKAIVDLGLLTVLRSEIAHELSSNRFQNDQIGDLGDFVVDWDAPESEDVLLRRKCESGEEVAVSALLGPQMYGGEGMFPREVLMKVCFKKPGFNSILQFDCGVCSGTDSGSELHLRGAYYLPSPALLHHSLYKGPLFSTLDHHLQDKLKEYLVAKGIGRGLTDFLLSYLHRKEQNQYVSWLQKLESMLATNV from the exons atgcagagACTGAACTCTGTCCTCCGCCAGGGACAAAAAGCTATTGTGGATCTTGGATTGCTCACGGTCTTGCGTTCTGAGATCGCCCACGAGCTCTCGTCCAATCGCTTTCAG AATGACCAAATTGGTGATCTTGGGGATTTTGTGGTTGACTGGGATGCACCGGAATCTGAAGATGTGCTTTTGAGGAGAAAATGTGAATCCGGTGAGGAAGTTGCTGTTTCGGCATTGTTGGGTCCACAAATGTATGGTGGAGAGGGCATGTTTCCCAGGGAAGTTCTAATGAAGGTCTGTTTCAAAAAGCCAGGCTTCAACTCCATCTTACAGTTTGATTGCGGTGTATGCAGTGGAACTGATAGTGGGTCTGAATTACACTTACGCGGTGCCTACTATCTCCCATCACCTGCGTTATTGCATCATTCGCTCTACAAAGGCCCTTTGTTCAG CACATTAGACCATCATTTGCAGGACAAACTCAAGGAGTACCTTGTGGCAAAAGGAATTGGAAGAGGCCTCACCGACTTCCTTCTCTCATACTTGCATAGGAAGGAGCAAAATCAGTATGTAAGCTGGTTGCAAAAACTCGAGAGCATGTTGGCTACCAACGTATGA